The Ideonella dechloratans genome includes a window with the following:
- a CDS encoding patatin-like protein, producing MADTRPDYASEVRFGLVMYGGVALAIYINGVANELYELACATPKRGDVPAPEGSTRAVYRRLSWLLRDPALRSAYLAHLDGQGADPFAAGDPPDSDTRVRFVVDVISGTSAGGINGIFLAKALAQGQAFAPLKTLWVQEGDIARLINDKASYEGIEFAKREGAPQSLLNSDRMYLKLLQAMEDMAQAVPPVGQDESALSDELDLFVTTTDIRGAVVPLRLADKVVYEKRHKQVMQLQYRGAGGRTLYSDFRTELTPFLAFAARCTSSFPFAFEPMSVDDALRLARLRPGGGGLEVSAWRGYLKGLSADDLASGQWQRRAFGDGGYLDNKPFSYVVDALSWRLSALPMERKLIYVEPTPDHPERERQVFDAKPDALENAVDALTRIPQYETIREDLEAVLKRNRRIERVERIVRRVELDVETLKEEPFARVLLDQDGQVPDWSALDLGDMITYYGAAFLPYRRLRLVTVSDDLADRLAMRWGVDRHADLQYAMRALVRAWREAHYFEHREEATSERSASVNAFLETYDLGYRLRRVGFLLRKTHQLGRLVHALRDPAGRLGDADEALRQRLQRHGDPAELARHPALGAALTQLRQGLARALGELREACWPGPEQRPSLGSEEERRQLQRLLKLLMGEALDPPLDSLPDETGAAVSVAGQRLPPLDPQLTLQENVFARAQALFRLAGAGRRTRLQALLEEDLQTLGGQFRRYTRRSEERRASALLVRELLGQPRLVAREEGGRQRVRVALQPVADTGDDAALNSPVGTALRALLAEYYLRFDEYDQASFPLYYDTGTGEPSTVEVLRVSPEDAPSLVAPGSGRRKLAGDSLFHFGGFLDARWRRNDIMWGRLDGAERLLAALLPGESDTRLRETLLAQAQRAILREEMAPEGYDELVQRFAQALLAQGQPTLQQAFGALWQQLGPDDAARGQRTAQALKAVLGDGGLLAYVAGQYEVNRQLDTPRMLDNAARAVTVTGRLLQDLEQRQRMQASRAVWLTRGGLALQGLLAVSLPGSLPTAVVRHGLMLLYAVEVLLLLGAWLLAATGTRDFALAALALTAVAHLATTLTGDMMVRRTGRLKAVVALLALLLAGLAAVGGWTLWQLGPTTLMCTVPGLADGMGSLCDDPADGGPDGTDESDDPAGSVGDVRPPPV from the coding sequence ATGGCGGACACCCGGCCGGACTATGCGAGCGAGGTGCGCTTCGGGCTCGTCATGTACGGCGGCGTGGCGCTGGCCATCTACATCAATGGCGTGGCCAACGAGCTCTACGAGCTGGCCTGTGCCACACCCAAGCGGGGCGACGTGCCCGCGCCCGAGGGCAGCACCCGGGCGGTCTACCGCCGACTGTCCTGGCTGCTGCGCGACCCGGCCTTGCGCAGCGCCTACCTGGCCCACCTGGACGGGCAGGGGGCCGACCCCTTTGCCGCCGGCGATCCGCCCGACAGCGACACCCGGGTGCGCTTTGTGGTCGATGTCATCTCCGGCACCTCGGCCGGCGGCATCAACGGCATCTTCCTGGCCAAGGCCCTGGCCCAGGGCCAGGCCTTCGCGCCGCTCAAGACCCTGTGGGTGCAGGAGGGCGACATCGCCCGCCTGATCAACGACAAGGCCTCCTACGAGGGCATCGAGTTCGCCAAGCGCGAGGGTGCGCCGCAGTCGCTGCTCAACAGCGACCGCATGTACCTCAAGCTGCTGCAGGCCATGGAGGACATGGCCCAGGCCGTGCCGCCGGTGGGTCAGGACGAGTCGGCCCTGTCCGACGAGCTGGACCTCTTCGTCACCACCACCGACATCCGCGGCGCGGTGGTGCCGCTGCGCCTGGCCGACAAGGTGGTCTACGAAAAGCGCCACAAGCAGGTGATGCAGCTGCAGTACCGCGGCGCGGGCGGGCGCACCCTGTACAGCGACTTCCGCACCGAGCTCACCCCCTTCCTGGCCTTTGCGGCGCGCTGCACCTCGTCCTTCCCCTTCGCCTTCGAGCCGATGTCGGTGGACGATGCGCTGCGCCTGGCCCGGCTGCGGCCGGGCGGGGGCGGCTTGGAGGTCAGCGCCTGGCGCGGCTACCTCAAGGGTCTGTCGGCCGACGACCTCGCCAGCGGCCAGTGGCAGCGCCGAGCCTTCGGGGACGGCGGCTACCTGGACAACAAGCCCTTCAGCTACGTGGTGGACGCCCTGTCCTGGCGGCTCTCGGCCCTGCCGATGGAGCGCAAGCTGATCTATGTCGAGCCCACGCCAGACCACCCCGAGCGCGAGCGCCAGGTCTTCGATGCCAAGCCCGATGCGCTGGAGAACGCGGTCGACGCCCTGACCCGCATCCCGCAGTACGAGACCATCCGCGAGGACCTGGAGGCGGTGCTCAAGCGCAACCGCCGCATCGAGCGGGTCGAACGCATCGTCCGCCGGGTCGAGCTGGACGTCGAGACGCTCAAGGAAGAGCCCTTCGCCCGCGTGCTGCTGGACCAGGACGGCCAGGTGCCAGACTGGTCGGCCCTGGATCTGGGCGACATGATCACCTACTACGGCGCGGCCTTCCTGCCCTACCGGCGCCTGCGCCTGGTCACGGTCAGCGACGACCTGGCCGACCGCCTGGCCATGCGCTGGGGCGTGGACCGTCATGCCGACCTGCAGTACGCCATGCGGGCCCTGGTGCGGGCCTGGCGCGAGGCCCATTACTTCGAGCACCGGGAAGAGGCCACGTCCGAACGCAGTGCCTCGGTCAACGCCTTCCTGGAAACCTACGACCTGGGCTACCGCCTGCGGCGGGTGGGCTTTCTGCTGCGTAAGACGCACCAGCTCGGCCGCCTGGTGCATGCGCTGCGTGACCCGGCCGGCCGCCTGGGCGATGCCGACGAGGCCCTGCGTCAGCGCCTGCAGCGCCACGGCGATCCCGCCGAGTTGGCCCGCCACCCGGCCCTCGGGGCGGCGCTGACGCAGCTGCGCCAGGGCCTGGCCCGCGCCCTGGGCGAGTTGCGCGAGGCCTGCTGGCCAGGGCCCGAGCAGCGGCCGAGCCTGGGCAGCGAGGAGGAGCGGCGTCAGCTCCAGCGGCTGCTCAAGCTGCTGATGGGCGAGGCCCTGGACCCGCCGCTGGACAGCCTGCCCGACGAGACCGGCGCCGCCGTGTCCGTCGCAGGCCAGCGCCTGCCGCCGCTGGACCCGCAGCTCACCCTGCAGGAAAACGTGTTCGCCCGCGCCCAGGCCCTGTTCCGGCTGGCCGGTGCCGGCCGGCGCACCCGGCTGCAGGCCCTGCTCGAGGAGGATCTGCAGACGCTGGGCGGCCAGTTCCGCCGCTACACCCGGCGTTCCGAGGAGCGCCGCGCCAGCGCGCTGCTGGTGCGCGAGCTTCTGGGCCAGCCCCGCCTGGTGGCCCGAGAGGAGGGGGGGCGCCAGCGCGTTCGGGTGGCGCTGCAGCCGGTGGCCGACACCGGGGATGACGCCGCGCTCAACAGCCCGGTGGGCACGGCCCTGCGCGCGTTGCTGGCCGAGTATTACCTGCGCTTCGACGAGTACGACCAGGCCTCCTTCCCCCTCTACTACGACACCGGCACCGGCGAGCCCTCGACGGTGGAGGTGCTGCGCGTCAGTCCGGAGGACGCCCCCAGCCTGGTGGCCCCGGGCAGCGGGCGGCGCAAGCTGGCCGGCGACAGCCTGTTCCACTTCGGCGGCTTCCTGGACGCGCGCTGGCGCCGCAACGACATCATGTGGGGCCGGCTGGACGGCGCCGAGCGCCTGCTGGCGGCCCTGCTGCCGGGCGAGAGCGACACCCGGCTGCGCGAGACCCTGCTGGCCCAGGCCCAGCGCGCCATCCTGCGCGAGGAGATGGCGCCCGAAGGCTATGACGAGCTGGTGCAGCGCTTTGCGCAGGCCCTGCTGGCCCAGGGCCAGCCCACGCTGCAGCAGGCCTTCGGTGCGCTGTGGCAGCAGCTGGGGCCGGACGACGCGGCGCGAGGCCAGCGCACCGCCCAGGCCCTGAAGGCCGTGCTGGGCGATGGTGGCCTGCTGGCCTATGTGGCCGGGCAGTACGAGGTGAACCGCCAGCTCGACACCCCGCGCATGCTGGACAACGCCGCGCGGGCGGTCACCGTCACCGGTCGCCTGCTGCAGGACTTGGAGCAGCGCCAGCGGATGCAGGCCAGCCGGGCCGTCTGGCTGACGCGCGGCGGGCTGGCGCTGCAGGGCCTGCTGGCCGTGTCGCTGCCGGGCAGCCTGCCCACGGCCGTGGTGCGGCACGGCCTGATGCTGCTCTACGCGGTGGAAGTGCTCCTGTTGCTGGGCGCCTGGCTGCTGGCCGCGACGGGGACGCGCGACTTCGCGCTGGCGGCCCTGGCCCTCACCGCCGTGGCCCACCTGGCCACCACCCTCACTGGTGACATGATGGTGCGGCGCACCGGCCGGCTGAAGGCCGTGGTGGCGCTGCTGGCCCTCTTGCTGGCCGGCTTGGCCGCGGTGGGCGGCTGGACCCTGTGGCAGCTGGGGCCCACCACCCTGATGTGCACCGTGCCGGGCCTGGCCGATGGCATGGGCAGCCTCTGCGACGACCCGGCCGATGGCGGACCGGACGGGACGGATGAATCGGACGACCCGGCGGGGTCGGTCGGCGACGTCAGGCCGCCACCAGTCTGA
- a CDS encoding response regulator: MNPIHVILADDHSIVRSGLRQLLDSIDGLQVVGEAANGEALLEVLAGTPADILLLDLSMPGLSGVDLINRIRHVHPNLPVMVLSMHAEAPIVARVLRAGASGYATKDCDPGTLVAAVRRVAEGGRFIDPSLVDSVVFQVDRPESQPHDLLSPREREVLERIAAGQALGDIADELHLSPKTVSTHKMRLMQKLNLQTNADLLKYAVRHGITNG; the protein is encoded by the coding sequence ATGAATCCGATCCACGTCATCCTCGCGGACGATCACAGCATCGTGCGCAGCGGCCTGCGCCAGCTCCTGGACAGCATCGACGGCCTGCAGGTCGTCGGCGAGGCTGCCAACGGCGAGGCCCTGCTGGAGGTGCTGGCCGGCACCCCGGCCGACATCCTGCTGCTGGACCTGTCCATGCCCGGCCTGAGCGGTGTGGACCTGATCAACCGCATCCGCCATGTCCATCCCAATCTGCCGGTCATGGTGCTGTCCATGCATGCGGAGGCGCCGATCGTGGCGCGCGTGCTGCGCGCCGGCGCCTCCGGCTACGCGACCAAGGACTGCGACCCCGGCACCCTGGTGGCGGCGGTGCGGCGGGTGGCCGAGGGTGGTCGCTTCATCGATCCCTCGCTGGTCGATTCCGTGGTCTTCCAGGTGGACCGGCCCGAATCGCAGCCGCACGATCTGCTGTCCCCGCGCGAGCGCGAGGTGCTCGAGCGCATTGCCGCGGGCCAGGCGCTGGGCGACATCGCCGACGAGCTGCACCTCAGCCCCAAGACGGTGAGTACCCACAAGATGCGGCTGATGCAGAAGCTCAACCTGCAGACCAATGCCGACCTGCTGAAGTACGCGGTGCGGCACGGCATCACGAACGGCTAG
- a CDS encoding YggL 50S ribosome-binding family protein, whose product MVQRPHSTHKPLPPPVRQRSRRLEKKLRIGAFQEVGFPVSIRLNPALSSKACDEFWDAFLGELIGPRGLAYGGREEGFVMRFGSGSATEDDRVAVSDWLQARPGVERVVVGPLEDAWYAPAPARGRKT is encoded by the coding sequence ATGGTTCAGCGCCCCCACAGCACCCACAAGCCCCTGCCGCCTCCTGTTCGCCAGCGCAGCCGGCGGCTGGAGAAGAAGCTGCGCATTGGCGCGTTCCAGGAGGTCGGCTTTCCGGTCAGCATCCGCCTGAATCCGGCGCTGAGTTCCAAGGCTTGCGACGAGTTCTGGGACGCATTCCTCGGCGAGCTGATCGGGCCCCGCGGCTTGGCCTATGGCGGCCGCGAAGAGGGTTTCGTGATGCGCTTTGGCAGCGGTTCGGCCACCGAGGACGACCGCGTCGCGGTGAGCGACTGGCTGCAGGCCCGCCCGGGCGTGGAGCGGGTGGTCGTCGGTCCGCTGGAGGACGCCTGGTATGCCCCGGCCCCGGCCCGGGGACGCAAGACATGA
- a CDS encoding low affinity iron permease family protein yields MHPNAWYSRFAKAAARFCGRPRVFILALLVILVWIVTGPIFQYSDTWQLVINTGTTIVTFLMVFLIQNTQNRDTEAIQIKLDELIRATKGAHNALLDLEELEEETLEVFRQRYLGLARSARRELGEGFKDTDTPEA; encoded by the coding sequence ATGCACCCGAATGCCTGGTATTCGCGGTTCGCCAAGGCGGCGGCCCGCTTCTGTGGCCGCCCGCGCGTGTTCATCCTGGCCTTGCTGGTCATCCTGGTGTGGATCGTCACTGGCCCCATCTTTCAATACAGCGACACCTGGCAGCTGGTGATCAACACCGGCACCACCATCGTCACCTTCCTGATGGTGTTCCTGATCCAGAACACCCAGAACCGCGACACCGAGGCCATCCAGATCAAGCTCGACGAGCTGATCCGGGCCACCAAGGGGGCCCACAACGCCCTGCTGGACCTGGAGGAACTGGAGGAGGAAACGCTGGAAGTCTTCCGTCAGCGCTACCTGGGGCTGGCCCGCAGCGCCCGGCGCGAGCTGGGCGAGGGTTTCAAGGACACGGACACCCCGGAGGCATGA
- a CDS encoding hybrid sensor histidine kinase/response regulator codes for MSQESPSSLRLHLGDPGPEWRRALPWMLPILVLLALEYSPWRAALGFPLSSYLGFHTAVELIAMTMGLVCFGLLWLTPATAVRTSTVVLASAVAAAAGLDLLHVLSYAGMPALVTPSSPEKAIAFWLAGRTALAVGLLVAAWAPLRRLEAPGRRYLWLSLALLAMAGIVWLVLWHAEALPPTFLPGEGLTPFKVGFELVLVGMNLVAAARLQRVARRVGTPAVSLAVAAMFCAVAGLCFASYASPSDMLNALGHVAKILAYAYLVRTAYLLSLRLPLAQAGGLADALTASGNPTLICSELGSIHWVNPAFTQVTGYTLTELRGRSLAGLCSGADARWSEQQQAMANGQSWQGHVTMRRKDGSSYLDSRRLTPIRNAQGHLNAYVMTGEDITEREAQAHALAAGQERLRALLASAPDAVIVIDPAGMVQLANQAAEQMFGYSRAEMVGQNVRMLMPAEVADVHDGHLQRYAQTGDPRIIGRGRDVEGQHRDGHRMDLHLTVGEAQLPDGKVYIGFMRDTREQRQAQRALAEREQRYRALMDTAIDGVILSDLDGRILEANDAYSRLSGYSRDELRRMKIVDLQAEFDTAGVADRMRRVVQQGNLQFETWHRSKQGVVWPVEVSVAHWAVDGGQLFIFARDLSARKMAERALRESEERLALALRGTNDGLWDYDFLDQSLFLSPRWKEMLGYGEAELPSQLDWVRRLLHPEDALSAHAAVADLLAGRGGDRFELELRLRHKDGHWMPVLCRGQLVRDEAGQPLRLIGTHQDLSERRRAEQSLRESEDKLRSLFELSPLGIAMCTMDGRLVEFNEAYRALLGFDAATLRSMTYWELTPPEYVQAEAEQLQAVAHTGRYGPYDKEYLRADGSRVPVRMNGVRIELAGQHYLWSITEDLTAQRRVEAERQALAQQQMQSQKLEALGQLTGGIAHDFNNMLGGILGLASLGLERHVEDPDSKLAQYLREIVRTSERGRDLVAKMLAYVRTGEPAVSPPQALAPIVGEVCDLLRASMPAGVSLDCRCPDPVPPARISAVDLHQIVMNLVLNARDAVGQGGRIEVGLCHQRQVPASGGGQLCSHCHQPLPQDCVVLEVRDDGPGIPPELRPRIFDPFFTTKAVGKGTGLGLASVTGLVHRAGGHVQVVAPAGGGTLMRVLLPAAGEAVVRVETVRPVPLPLPSGGAVWVVDDDPAVLVFLTELLRESGFEVQAFAEPRPALDALRAIQGQSQAHPVALITDQTMPGMSGAELAQAALALLPKLPVVLCTGYSEHIDAEGARALGVRCFLRKPFDSQELLAALAGVLPEPG; via the coding sequence GTGTCCCAAGAGTCGCCTTCCTCGCTGCGCCTTCACCTGGGCGACCCCGGCCCCGAGTGGCGGCGCGCGCTGCCCTGGATGCTGCCCATCCTGGTGCTGCTGGCGCTGGAGTACTCGCCCTGGCGTGCGGCACTGGGCTTTCCCCTGTCGAGCTACCTGGGCTTCCACACCGCGGTCGAGCTGATCGCGATGACGATGGGCCTGGTGTGCTTCGGCCTGCTGTGGCTGACGCCTGCCACGGCGGTGCGCACCTCCACGGTGGTGCTGGCCAGCGCGGTGGCGGCGGCTGCGGGACTGGATCTGCTGCACGTGCTGTCCTATGCGGGCATGCCGGCGCTGGTGACCCCCTCCAGCCCCGAGAAGGCCATTGCCTTCTGGCTGGCCGGGCGGACGGCCCTGGCCGTGGGCCTGCTGGTCGCGGCCTGGGCGCCGCTGAGGCGCCTGGAGGCCCCCGGCCGGCGCTACCTCTGGCTGAGCCTGGCCCTGTTGGCCATGGCGGGCATTGTCTGGCTCGTGCTCTGGCATGCAGAGGCCTTGCCCCCCACCTTCCTGCCCGGCGAGGGACTCACCCCCTTCAAGGTCGGTTTCGAGTTGGTGCTGGTGGGCATGAATCTGGTGGCCGCTGCCCGCCTGCAGCGGGTGGCACGGCGGGTGGGCACGCCGGCGGTCAGCCTGGCCGTCGCGGCCATGTTCTGCGCCGTGGCCGGCCTGTGCTTTGCCAGCTACGCCAGCCCCTCGGACATGCTCAATGCCCTGGGGCATGTGGCCAAGATCCTGGCCTATGCCTACCTGGTGCGCACCGCCTACCTGCTGTCGCTGCGCCTGCCGCTGGCCCAGGCCGGCGGCCTGGCCGATGCCCTGACCGCCAGCGGCAATCCCACGCTGATCTGCTCCGAGCTGGGCAGCATCCACTGGGTCAACCCGGCGTTCACCCAGGTCACCGGCTACACGCTGACCGAGCTGCGCGGACGCAGCCTGGCCGGCCTGTGCAGCGGCGCCGATGCCCGGTGGTCCGAGCAGCAGCAGGCCATGGCCAACGGCCAGTCCTGGCAGGGCCACGTCACGATGCGGCGCAAGGACGGCAGCAGCTACCTGGACAGCCGCCGCCTGACTCCCATCCGCAACGCGCAGGGCCACCTCAATGCCTACGTGATGACGGGCGAGGACATCACCGAGCGGGAGGCCCAGGCCCACGCGCTGGCGGCCGGTCAGGAGCGGCTGCGCGCCCTGCTGGCCTCGGCGCCGGACGCGGTGATCGTCATCGACCCTGCCGGCATGGTGCAACTGGCCAACCAGGCGGCCGAGCAGATGTTCGGCTACAGCCGCGCCGAGATGGTCGGGCAGAACGTGCGCATGCTGATGCCGGCCGAGGTGGCGGACGTGCACGACGGCCATCTGCAGCGCTACGCCCAGACCGGCGACCCCCGCATCATCGGCCGGGGCCGCGACGTGGAAGGCCAGCACCGGGATGGCCACCGGATGGACCTGCACCTGACCGTCGGCGAGGCCCAGCTGCCCGACGGCAAGGTCTACATCGGCTTCATGCGCGACACCCGCGAGCAGCGTCAGGCCCAGCGCGCGCTGGCCGAGCGCGAGCAGCGCTACCGCGCGCTGATGGACACCGCCATCGACGGAGTGATCCTCAGCGACCTCGACGGCCGCATCCTCGAGGCCAACGACGCCTACAGCCGCCTGTCCGGTTACAGCCGTGACGAGTTGCGGCGCATGAAGATCGTGGACCTGCAGGCCGAGTTCGACACCGCCGGTGTGGCCGACCGCATGCGGCGCGTCGTCCAGCAGGGCAACCTGCAGTTCGAGACCTGGCACCGCAGCAAGCAGGGGGTGGTCTGGCCGGTGGAGGTCTCGGTGGCCCACTGGGCGGTCGATGGCGGTCAGCTGTTCATCTTTGCCCGCGACCTCAGCGCGCGCAAGATGGCCGAGCGCGCGCTGCGCGAGAGCGAGGAACGTCTGGCTCTGGCTCTGCGGGGCACCAACGACGGTCTGTGGGACTACGACTTCCTGGACCAGTCGCTGTTCCTCTCGCCACGCTGGAAGGAGATGCTGGGCTATGGCGAGGCCGAGCTGCCCAGCCAGCTCGACTGGGTGCGCCGGCTGCTGCACCCCGAGGACGCGCTGAGTGCCCATGCCGCGGTGGCCGACCTGCTGGCCGGACGGGGCGGGGACCGCTTCGAGCTGGAGCTGCGCCTGCGCCACAAGGACGGTCACTGGATGCCGGTGCTCTGCCGCGGCCAGCTGGTGCGCGACGAGGCCGGGCAGCCCCTGCGCCTGATCGGCACCCACCAGGATCTGAGCGAGCGCCGCCGGGCCGAGCAGTCCCTGCGCGAGAGCGAGGACAAGCTGCGCAGCCTCTTCGAGCTCTCGCCCCTGGGCATCGCGATGTGCACGATGGACGGGCGGCTGGTGGAATTCAACGAGGCCTATCGCGCCCTGCTGGGCTTCGACGCCGCGACGCTGCGCAGCATGACCTACTGGGAGCTCACACCCCCGGAGTACGTGCAGGCCGAGGCCGAACAGCTGCAGGCGGTGGCCCACACCGGCCGCTACGGTCCGTACGACAAGGAGTACCTGCGCGCCGACGGCAGCCGGGTGCCGGTGCGGATGAACGGGGTGCGCATCGAACTGGCCGGCCAGCACTACCTCTGGTCCATCACCGAGGACCTGACGGCCCAGCGCCGTGTCGAGGCCGAGCGCCAGGCGCTGGCGCAGCAGCAGATGCAGTCGCAGAAGCTCGAAGCCCTGGGCCAGCTGACCGGCGGCATCGCGCACGACTTCAACAACATGCTCGGCGGCATCCTGGGACTGGCCAGCCTGGGGCTGGAGCGCCACGTCGAGGATCCCGACAGCAAGCTCGCCCAGTACCTGCGCGAGATCGTGCGCACCAGCGAGCGGGGCCGCGACCTGGTGGCCAAGATGCTGGCCTATGTCCGCACCGGCGAGCCGGCCGTCAGCCCGCCCCAGGCCCTGGCGCCGATCGTCGGCGAGGTCTGCGACCTGCTGCGGGCCTCGATGCCTGCCGGCGTCAGTCTGGACTGCCGCTGCCCGGACCCGGTGCCGCCGGCACGCATCTCGGCGGTGGACCTGCACCAGATTGTCATGAACCTGGTGCTCAATGCCCGCGACGCGGTGGGGCAGGGCGGCCGCATCGAGGTGGGCTTGTGCCATCAGCGCCAGGTGCCTGCCTCGGGGGGGGGGCAACTGTGCAGCCACTGCCACCAGCCGCTGCCGCAGGATTGCGTGGTGCTGGAAGTGCGCGACGACGGGCCGGGCATCCCGCCGGAGCTGCGGCCCCGCATCTTCGATCCCTTCTTCACCACCAAAGCGGTGGGCAAGGGCACGGGCCTGGGCCTGGCTTCGGTGACGGGGCTGGTGCACCGGGCCGGCGGGCATGTGCAGGTGGTCGCGCCGGCCGGCGGCGGCACGCTGATGCGCGTGCTGCTGCCCGCGGCCGGCGAGGCCGTGGTCCGGGTCGAGACGGTGCGCCCGGTCCCCCTGCCCCTGCCCTCCGGGGGGGCAGTCTGGGTGGTGGACGACGATCCCGCGGTGCTGGTCTTCCTCACCGAGCTGCTGCGCGAGAGCGGTTTCGAGGTCCAGGCCTTTGCCGAGCCCCGGCCGGCCCTGGACGCGCTGCGGGCCATCCAGGGCCAGTCGCAGGCGCATCCCGTGGCCCTGATCACCGACCAGACCATGCCCGGCATGTCCGGCGCCGAGCTGGCCCAGGCGGCGCTGGCCCTGTTGCCCAAGCTGCCGGTGGTGCTGTGCACCGGCTACAGCGAGCACATCGACGCCGAGGGCGCGCGGGCGCTGGGGGTGCGCTGCTTCCTGCGCAAACCCTTCGATTCCCAGGAGCTGCTGGCGGCCCTGGCCGGCGTGCTGCCCGAGCCCGGCTGA
- a CDS encoding metallophosphoesterase, with product MIRLTLPTLSALLHAYMGWRLLPALPGSLAVSTAILLLLSAWLVPQGLGQRGHGSAHRGLTIAGLVAMGWMSSLLVLTLLRDLLLGLATAGHALGWWALNTATLATGSAGTVLSGALALTLWGAWQARRIPPVVTVDVPIAGLPAGLQGFTIAQISDIHVGPTIRRPQLQAMVDAVNALQADAVAITGDLVDGSVAQLAEHVAPLADLKARHGAFFVTGNHEYYSGGSDWVAEVERLGVRVLMNEHVTLQHQGSPLVLAGVADYTAHHFEPSHRSDPQAALAGAPAQAGAKVLLAHQPRSALAAAAAGFDLQLSGHTHGGQFWPWGWFVPLQQPFVAGLHRVQQMWIYVSRGTGYWGPPKRVGAPSEITLLRLVAA from the coding sequence ATGATCCGTCTGACGCTGCCGACCCTGTCGGCCCTGCTGCACGCCTACATGGGCTGGCGGCTGTTGCCCGCCCTGCCTGGCTCCTTGGCCGTGAGCACGGCGATCCTGCTGCTGCTCTCGGCCTGGCTGGTGCCCCAGGGGCTGGGCCAGCGCGGCCATGGCAGCGCACACCGGGGCCTGACCATCGCCGGCCTGGTGGCCATGGGCTGGATGTCCTCGCTGCTGGTGCTGACCCTGCTGCGCGACCTGCTGCTGGGCCTGGCCACCGCGGGTCACGCCCTGGGCTGGTGGGCCCTGAACACGGCCACCTTGGCCACGGGCTCGGCCGGCACGGTGCTCAGCGGGGCCCTGGCCCTGACGCTGTGGGGCGCCTGGCAGGCGCGCCGCATTCCGCCGGTGGTGACGGTGGACGTGCCCATCGCGGGCCTGCCGGCCGGCCTGCAGGGCTTCACCATCGCCCAAATCAGCGACATCCACGTCGGCCCCACCATCCGCCGCCCGCAGCTGCAGGCCATGGTGGACGCGGTCAACGCCCTGCAGGCCGACGCGGTGGCCATCACGGGCGATCTGGTCGACGGCTCGGTGGCCCAGCTGGCCGAGCATGTGGCGCCGCTGGCCGACCTCAAGGCCCGCCACGGCGCCTTCTTCGTCACCGGCAACCACGAGTACTACAGCGGCGGCAGCGACTGGGTGGCCGAGGTGGAACGCCTGGGCGTGCGGGTGCTGATGAACGAGCACGTGACGCTGCAGCACCAGGGCAGTCCGCTGGTGTTGGCCGGCGTGGCCGACTACACCGCCCACCATTTCGAGCCCAGCCACCGCAGCGACCCGCAGGCCGCCCTGGCCGGCGCCCCAGCCCAGGCCGGGGCCAAGGTGCTGCTGGCCCATCAGCCGCGCAGCGCCTTGGCCGCCGCGGCGGCCGGCTTCGACCTGCAGCTCTCCGGCCACACCCACGGCGGCCAGTTCTGGCCCTGGGGCTGGTTCGTGCCGCTGCAGCAGCCCTTCGTGGCCGGCCTGCACCGGGTGCAGCAGATGTGGATCTACGTCAGCCGCGGCACCGGCTACTGGGGCCCGCCCAAGCGGGTCGGCGCCCCCTCGGAGATCACCCTGCTCAGACTGGTGGCGGCCTGA
- a CDS encoding response regulator, translating to MDLPAPATSTPLLSGEPPFRVLLVDDEPLQWTLVQEILSGPGFEVEIAADGLQGLACLGRADFDVVLTDRRMPGMDGDEFCRRVRRQPGLAMLPILMVTGSTASSDLQAGLSAGADDFLGKPYNPVELLARVRVAAQRKRAMDQLDSTESTLFALARMVEAKDENTGDHCSRLAHKAVGFGRALGLSTPELHALRRGGVLHDIGKLGIPDHILLKPGALTDEEWAVMRQHTTIGYHLVSNLRSMRLTAPVIRHHHERWDGSGYPDRLAGEAIPLLARVFQIVDIHDALTYERPYKKALSEAQARAILEEETARGWRDPALVRAFFEWTERNPGWAEPPAQPADDLGIQLYASLSSAG from the coding sequence ATGGATCTTCCCGCCCCCGCCACCTCCACGCCGCTGCTGAGCGGGGAGCCACCGTTCCGGGTGCTGCTGGTGGACGATGAGCCCCTGCAGTGGACCCTGGTGCAGGAGATCCTCTCCGGGCCCGGCTTCGAGGTCGAGATCGCGGCCGACGGCCTGCAGGGACTGGCCTGCCTGGGGCGGGCGGATTTCGATGTGGTCCTCACCGACCGCCGCATGCCCGGCATGGACGGTGACGAGTTCTGCCGCCGGGTGCGGCGGCAGCCCGGCCTGGCCATGCTGCCCATCCTGATGGTCACCGGCAGCACCGCTTCCAGTGATCTGCAGGCCGGTCTGTCGGCCGGAGCCGACGACTTCCTGGGCAAGCCCTACAACCCGGTGGAACTGCTGGCCCGAGTGCGGGTGGCGGCCCAGCGCAAGCGGGCCATGGACCAGCTCGACAGCACCGAGTCCACGCTGTTCGCGCTGGCGCGCATGGTGGAGGCCAAGGACGAGAACACCGGTGACCACTGCAGCCGCCTGGCCCACAAGGCCGTGGGCTTCGGCCGGGCCCTGGGCCTGTCCACGCCCGAACTGCACGCCCTGCGTCGTGGCGGCGTGCTGCACGACATCGGCAAGCTCGGCATCCCCGACCACATCCTGCTCAAGCCCGGCGCCCTGACCGACGAGGAATGGGCCGTGATGCGTCAGCACACCACCATCGGCTACCACCTGGTGTCCAACCTGCGCAGCATGCGGCTGACCGCGCCCGTCATCCGCCACCATCACGAGCGCTGGGATGGCAGCGGCTACCCGGACCGCCTGGCCGGGGAGGCCATTCCATTGCTGGCCCGCGTGTTCCAGATCGTGGACATCCACGACGCCCTGACCTACGAGCGGCCCTACAAGAAGGCGCTGAGCGAGGCCCAGGCCCGGGCCATCCTGGAAGAGGAGACCGCCCGGGGCTGGCGGGATCCGGCCCTGGTCCGTGCCTTCTTCGAGTGGACCGAACGGAACCCGGGCTGGGCCGAGCCGCCGGCCCAGCCGGCGGACGACCTGGGGATCCAGCTCTACGCCAGCCTGTCCAGCGCCGGCTGA